The Elgaria multicarinata webbii isolate HBS135686 ecotype San Diego chromosome 1, rElgMul1.1.pri, whole genome shotgun sequence genome includes the window gtccaaccctctgccaaTAGGCAGGATATATGCTTGTCTCTGCTGCAATTCTTTATGAAAAATAGGAACTGTTCCAGCATAtgatatataaatctaataattatttatttatataatgctttgTTACAAAGCACTGTACATGAAGTAAAATAGGTCAGCggtttacaaaatacaataaatacgaTAGTTCTAATAAAAGAActtaactggatttaaaagaatGTAACCATAAAACCTTAAATAAAACCCATATAAAGTGTGTAGTGGCCACCACAATGACCATCACTATGCTCTACCTCAGGAACAACCAGCCAACCCCCTCTATTCAAAgagaaaggttttcaaacctttcttgaacaCCTCCAAACTCTCTGTTAACTGCAGTGGCagggggagtgaattccacagctgaTGGACAAGGTCTTGGAATGCATGAGACACCACATTTGTGAGGGAGAATGGATCAGGAGGGCCTGACCCATGGATCTGGTGGCCCGGCCTAGAACATATCAggacaaaagggaggaaaggtAAACTGGGCCAAGACCAAGATATTAAATTGGGCCCTGCCCTTCAGTGGAAGCCAATGCAAGGCCCTATAGTTGAAGGAGGTATGGGCAAACCAGGGGAGGTCCAGAACAGTCCTAACAGCAGGAGAGAGGAAGACCTGCTAGGAGactattacagtaatccaggcATGAGACAACCAAGGCACGAACCAAGAGTTCTGCAGTCGCCTGAGACAGAAACCTGCAAATCCGCTGGATGTTCCAAAGATGGAAATTGCAGGCCCTCACTGTGCTTTCAATAAAGGAACACAGCAAGAGACGGTCATCCACCAGGACTCCCAGGACCCTGGCAACAGGGACTAGGACCAGTTGTGTGCCTTGAAGACAGGGCAGGTAGAGACGGAAAGGAGGAAGGGCAGTCAGGGTGGAAAATTGAGCCTCAATTTCCCACAGATCTCTTTCAGTATTCCCTTCAGTGTGTCCAattcaatcatagaatagtagagttggaaggggcctacaaggccatcgagtccaaccccctgctcaatgcaggaatctaccttaaagcatccctgacagatggctgtccagctgcctcttgaaggcctctagtgtgggagagcccacgacctccctaggtaactggttccattgtcgcactgctctaacaatcagaaagtttttcctgatgtccagccgaaatctggcttcctttaacttgagcccattattccgtgtcctgcactctgggaggatcgagaagagatcctggccctcctctgtgtgacaaccttttaagtatttgaagagtgctctcgtgtctcccctcagccttctcttctccagtcacCTGCTGCCTTGTCCTACCTCCGTCCCTCAGCCAATGTCCCTTTTCCTGAAGCTGACCTTCCCTTCTCATACTAGAGCTTTCTGAAGAGGAAGACCAAGCCAGTCACTGCACAGATACCTACTATGACCGGATAGCCGTGCATTGCTGGCCCAAGTTTCACGCCGCCATCATGGCTACAGCTGAGAATAAAAGATGCCTCTGGAAAACAATTGGCAGGTATAGATATCTGAGGGGTGGGCCTGGTTCCTGACACCTTAAGCAGGCCATaacctttcctctttttctttttacgcTTTAGTCGTTTTTGAAGAACACAACTAAATAAAAGAAATTGAAgtagaatgttttaaataaacctcagatttctccccaccccctggttttTCCTAGATATATGACCTGCTTATTATGTGTTGCCAACCGAGTCCAAGGGAAGTAAGGGAGGGCAGACTGGAGGCTGAGCTGCGTATTGAAGGAAACACTGCACAGTTAATTCAATGTGCCTGAATACCACACAACTCCTCCACAAACAGAAAAGGGGGCCGAGTGTTGTTGGTGATGGGGTGAGGCTGTCTCTCAGTGGTAGATAGAGATGTCTGTCTCACAGAAATCTGGCCGGTTCTGGGGGCCTCTGCTGAATGGAACAGGAGGCATTTCAAAGCCCAAAGAACAGAACTATGATATGTCTCGATGCAAACACAAAGGAACATGGGGACGTAGTTTGGCCTTCATGGGAGTTGCCAAGACTCTGCAACTTATTTACAACCAAGCAGGTGTAGTGAGTTGGTAAACACAAAAACTAGTGTACCTGGAACTGACAAGGTACTGTTGCTAGGAAGTCATTTGTGTAAGATTACTCTATGAAGTTTGGGCAAACGTAACCATACTGGCAAAAATTTCCCCAAAAGGAAAGTTTTGCTGGTGTAATTGAGTGAGATTCCCTGAACCATGTGGGGAGCCTCTGCACACAATTTATGATGCAGTTCCTGCTTTCAGTGGCAAATGCACCTAAGACAATATATCTTAAAAGGAGTTGCTTAGAAATTCTAAGACATCTACCCCTCCTCTGCCAGAAAGCTTGAATTTGCCTTTGTCTCATGGAGCAGCATTCCAACACAGAGGTGGAGAAGAGGCATGGAGGTAGAAGGATTGGGGCTGCTGAGTCATGGCCTCATCAAAACTCCACCTCAGAACCTATTTTGAATGCCAAAGCTTAGCTCTGGCCCATGTTACATAGGCAGAGTGTATTTCTAGGGCTGGTGGGTGATTAAAAAATCTTGATcaattaataaaattattaaaactcATATAACTAATTCATAAATGTATATGTGAATAAAAaaatgtataataaataaaaaaaaatgaataggtTTGCAGGTAAAGCATACTTCCTTTGTCCTTAGATGGTGCATGTATGTGTCATAGCAGGTGCCATCTTAGGTGATGCATTCACATTCCATCTTGTGCAGGGGGGATGTTTCTTCTAAGATGGTGCTAGCCATCTGCTATTTTCACAACTACTTATATTTAAAGGCACTTATTTTTCTTAAGCACTTATTTTCGAAAGTGTTTTGCCCATTAATCAGGAATGCCTTTTgagtaaataaatgttttaagccAATTAAAGTTTCATTATTAAAAGTTGCAACCTGATATATTTCCTTAACACTGAATAGCCATAGTCCACACTGACCATTTGCAATTAGGAGGAGGTGGGCTTTCTTTGTCTTAAGGTAAGACTTTGGGGAAGACCTGAGCTCCagctcatctatctatctatctatctatctatctatctatctatctatctatctctatctaaaTTAATTGTTTGGGGCCAGGAAAGGCTTTGCAGAAGAAATAGGTACCAAAGAAAAAATGGGAGAGGGGTCCCCTCTTCCAGACATAAAGAGCAGGTTGGCAGAGGGGCCCCTGCCTCCGTTGAGCAGCTCTTGCTTGTGCCATCCCTCACAATTGTTCCATTTTTTGCCTCTACAGCATGTATGGAGAACTCGCTGTCTGTACTGGACTGCTGACCGAAAGTATGGGCTGCCCTGTGTCCAGCCCCACCTTGGACGCCTTCTTTGTGAGAATCCACGCCGAGTACTTTGCCAACTGCTCCCTGCCCACCAATACCACGGACCTCCAGCCATCTACAGGAGTAGTCATAGTCTTGGCttccctgcctgtctgcctggTGCCTCTCTCCGTTGCACTCGCTGTCTGCAAAGCATGAAGGCCTGAACCTGCACCACAAACTGTCATCTAGACAACAGTTAGAATTGGGTGATGCTGAGATAAGGAAATAGGAGGTAGTGCTCCTGGGCTTCCAGTCTAGAAGGTGAATGGGGACAACTGGGTTCCAGTTTGAGGGACGCTCTAGTTATTAAGATCTCTGGGTCAGTTGTATGACAGAGCCAGTGCTGGTTTGCTTGCTTGTATATCTTTGAGCTACTGCGTTATTATTATCATTCTCCCCTTCAGTAAAATGGTGCCCTGGCTCCTAAGTGGAGTAAGCGCTGTGTGTTCTGGATGGTATTGTCTCAACCAATAGTACATGCTATTTTTAGGGTTTCTCACTGCTTCCGTTACCATTCCTTTCAAGgttgcatatatttatttgtggcatgATGTAATgcaaataatagcaacaacagtgAGAACCTCCCTTGGTGGGCAATAGGAATCTGTAGGAGGAACTCTCATGCGAAAGTGGAAGCAGCTGAACCAGTTCTAGCGGCCAAATCTATTATCTCTTCCTTGTATtcaatattttaaatggatattgttgtttttaaatggatattgttgattttatgcttttgatggttttaaattttgtatactttttaatgttcacagtttttaacttttgtaaaccgcccagagagttccggctatggggtggtatataaatgtaataaataaataaataaataaatttatccttTTTCTCATTCATGTATTTTTCAACTAAATAAACCCCACGATGATAATATGACATCAGAAGTCAGGATGATGGGTAGCTGGTCCAGGCTCTGTGCAGGGTGAGTGCTGGGTGAGGTTGGCCTAGCAATAGTGGACCTGTACCAATACGATCATGCAAGAGGAGTGCCCTGGCATTACTATTGTGGACTGGGGCGCAATCTTGTCAAAAAGGCCCTTCCCCACAAGAACAATCCATTGTCTGTTTTGTAAAATTGACTTGAAACAACTGCTTATTTCGAAAATTGGAGCACTGATTAATATCCTTTTCCTGTCTTAGTTGCTTTTGTTTTAGCTCCTTATGTTTAGGACTATCCGATTTGTATTCATACCCAAACATGGCAGTGAATTAATTATACACGAGTACACTGACAAGCGCCCTTTAAGACACTGTTACTGCGTTCGTGTATACCaaagatgcagaacctcaggcctgtggtcTAAATCTGGTCCTCTggagtttcccagaaggccaaacCCCTTTCTCTTGGCTTCACTccattttccccaaccacctCTCGTTCAGTTTTCCACCTTTTGTGcagtctctccccccgccccaccgattctaaaaggttgcaatgcctctcctaagacttcgtTGCTGGTAGGaaaaactttaagctaaaatagggcTGGTATTTGTTTTCTGTTCCCACACCCTTTTGCCTTCATTCCCAGCCCTGAgaggttctctgaaatggaatttggctagggtgaccaactgtcaggatttccccagatttgtcctggtttttgttctttccatggtgtcaggggggattttctataattttcaataatgtcctggaatgacacaccttcccctttaaggctgccattagcatggcaggagggaatgacatgctttcttgaggcacatcattctcccacccctagttccaattgaggtcttaaaggggaaagtgggtcattcgtggacattaaagaaaaggcccccattggagcggatggtggtggtgcagaatgaaatcctttcccctcctccactccaatcgggttctttaaggtggcgggggaataacgtactttctgcaggactcagaaagctgcttccccccacacacactaggtgtcctcttttttggtttcccaaatatggtcaccctaaatttggccctctggctgaatgtggttctgcatccctgttctATACATTCTGGAGTCTGCAGGATTCACTTATATATATCCTGGGACCTATAAAACAGCATCACTGGCTCTCAATGTGCCTGATTATGACGGTGCTTATCCTTCCCACCCTCCTGCTGCCAGTTCCTGCTGGCTCCATTTCCTTGTGCACGGAAAATGACTGCAGGTACTCTGGGACATTAGTTCTTGAGGGAACTATCACATAGGTGGCACACATCCCTCTGTCTTTCAAACTGCATGCCCTAGACTGTCCTGTAcattcactctgtgtgtgtgtgtgtgttttacaggaGAAGCCTGGTCAGCAGCTCACTGCTCAAAATGTTACTTGTTCTGGGTATAATCTACATTGGAGCTTCTTTTGTTTGTGAGGCAGTGTTGGGCTGGTATTTTTTCAATACCAGcctcatcacactgttggctcatattcagctcgtgatctacaacaattccaagatccttctcgcttgtagtattgctgagccaagtatcccccatcttgtaactgtgcctttggtttctttttcctaagtgtagaacttggcatttatccctattacatttcattctgttgtttgcatagttttgcctagaggaaagttcctagagattagactcccttcaggtgggaagagatgtttattgcttgaataaagttttgtggattacttagcaggcctcgttattgtctcccaggaAGGTGGGAAGTCTTGGGAAACACGACACAGGCTCatactatgggtatcatatttacttactacTACTAAATACTATTTagtatgctgctgtttttatactgttgtttttatgtctctggtggtttttaaattttgtatacttttaatgtttactggtttttagcttttgtgaaccacccagagagctttggctgtggggcggtatataaatgtaataaaataaataaataataaataaatatatgggtcGTGGATTGACGTGTCAGTTGAGCTGTtgtaagtgtttctaacaatactggaggctctgaagctgtaaaagcagctggaccaaacctagattccggcaggtgttgcaattgcaagtattgccattgagccatagcaggtaaattatatttaacacacaagtctgaaaaggacaaaaactcatcatctgagcctattaattgatccaaagtaaaaatcgtcttatccgtccatgtcctccacagaaatgctttccttaaatctgggtttccccaaatagtcaattttgcatgacagaatggatcaaactgtaattgacaagATATTATACCCCAAGTCTCTCTAGCAACCAAAATTGTAAAAGGGGGGTTACTTATTCTAATACGATGAGAACcgagtgctatccatttgggaagacgttttaaccataaggcttccagaactgaccatggtggcagttctgagggagcagaagaagaccaaaacttagtactagccaataggtaagcccgatggtacaaagctaggtctggaaaaccaaacccaccttctttaattggttttatcctggttgtgctttttatattgtattttgtatttgtgtttttagattgctggttgtttttttgctcgtcatgattttaatttttgtgaactgcccagagagcttcagctattggacagtataaaaatgaaataaataaataaataaataaatctgcatctATTTCAAAGATATTAGAAGaggggaagaaccccagaagaatttatgaAACGCATTAAGttgctgaaaatatttgccaggtataagtaaaggaatcccacacattatccttccccttcagcttgtacttcgcTTTTGTCAGGggtgtcatagacccgcttttgggagaagattgagccgaagtaggaattgagcacttcaagTCTTTTCTTTGTCACCTGTTATCAATCTGCtgtcctcattaagcagttgaaccatcagttctttcctctgtcttttactatgcaggTATCTAAAGAAagcttttattgttgctttttgcattccttgctagcctcagctcattctccgTTTTAACCTTCCTGATGccatcctgcacttctgtgctacctgtttatattcttcttttgtagccttgtTAGAAAAtatgttctttctcctgtgggcgaagccaattgaagccccaagaaatcagccagcatgcaaaAGTGGAAGCCAATACAAACTGACTTATTGATTATCTGCTTGTAAGTCAGGGTACGGAAGCATATAGCAGACCGGACAAAAGGTGTAGGGTGCGGTCACTTTTTATACCTCGAAGTAAACAACACTCTGGTGGTCAGCATTTGTCTATACTACTCATGCCCCTGTTTTATCTAGTTCAATATGTTTCTGTTTCTGCATTCCTTTCTTCTAGTCTATGCTGCTAACTCTTCCCCCCTCTGGCGAACAATAGCTCTATTCTATGCATGTATCTCTTGCTTTTGCTACGTGTCTCTCTCGCTTAGAGCTAATGGCGTTACTCTGGCTCTTAccgcctggccttccttccacttcctatatgtgcccttttttgttttcacgCCATCTCTAAGCCTTTTGTGGAGTCACATTGgcatcttctgttgtcttctaccttttttccttgttggaattgtttgtaattgtacctttaaaatttcctttaaaaaaaattcccacccatcctgcactccttttctcattagggctaCTTGCCATGGGTCCTTACTTAtcattgttctgagtttattaaaatgagctttactaaaatccagagtacgttttTGGCTACACTcaccttttgcttcctttaaaatcaagaattcaagtatgacgtggtcactttcccccagagttcccataactgccactatccactaagtcatccctattggtcagtatcaagtcaaggatagctgatcctctagttccttcctccactttctgtaggagaaagttatcagccacacttgtcaggaatttcttggaagggccacttttcacagaatttgtctcccaacagatattgagGTAGTTGAAGTCCTGCATTACTACATTTCACTTCTTTGaagcactggcaatttgtttttcaaaagtttcatctttGTCTTCTAcgtgattgggtggtcagtagtcgactatcatgctccttttattccttgccccatttattttagtcCACATGCTCTTAATGGGGCTACCAGGctgatcctcctgtatttctgtgaaggaataagtattttttaacatatagtgcgactccacttccctttctatttcttctgttctttttgaactaattatacccttcaattgctgtattccagtcatgggagtcatcccaccaagtttcagttatactcatcaagtcgtatttgccttcatgtattaagagttcaagttcattctgtttgtttcccatgctctgggcattagtatatagacaagGAAGACCATGAGCTTTacagtctggcttctttcctacattattgtgaagactattttgAGGCACtgttagagctgttctctctgttttggtgcataagccttcatccattgttcccTCCAAGTTTACGTTTCCCTCCcccgtaggattcagtttaaagccctcctgatgaagttcttcatgctgtggccaaacacattctttccagtccTTGTGagatgcaacccatcccttgccagcagtccatgttccaagtagcgtagcctgtggtcccagaatccaaaactctcatgtcggcaccaccttcatagccagtcgttcatccggagtatttttctttccctttctaatcctcttccaagaaccgggagaatggatgagaaaactacctgggacCCAAagtagcctgtggtcccagaatccaaatctctcacaTCTGCACCACCATCGTAGCCAGTtgttcacccagagtatttttctttccctttctattcctcttccaagaactgggaggatagATGAGTAAACTAAAAAGGAGAACAATATGGATGCCCACTCCAACGTGCCCAccccccaaggcgggcccatctTGATATgactggcccccaagggggcatgggcTTGGttacatgtctaattctacagctcacaattaagacaaacctgttgtACATAACATGTTCATGTTAGCATAGCTTTTCTAACCATGATTCAAGACTCAAGAACATCTTACATGACAACTGTACCATACACAAATGAAATGACCCAAAGTTATTCTTTTGTCTGAAATAGgctgatcatattttggaaaccaaaaaaggaggacaacatagttgccccccaagggggcgtgcctaccAACATTACCGACCCCCAAGGGGACATGTCCAGCCCCACacgaacatggccttggtcacatctgattttacagcacacagttaagacaaattgttctacataacatcttaatgtcaAAATCACTGAAACAAAGAACAATTGAGACATTCAATGTAACTGAAATTAACTTcgttcactcctacttttgtagcttttgctgtactttgaagcttttgttatgctctgtgtgatacattctccccttccctcaaatatctatTACTACAATTTTAACGAGAGGTTCACTTCTTGTGACTTCTGCCTCTTGTTTACCATTTAGTATTGTCATGATATTATTGAACTGAGCACTCTAATTAGCTGTTTTCTCTTCTGTGAAGGAGAGTATTAATTAACTAGTTTCCTCTCAATAATTTTCTTTATTCCAAGTtagtttactgcaatgcactctacatagggctgcccttgaagacggttcggaaactgcagctcatgcaaaatgcagcagccagattgatttcgggaaccagaagcttcaaccatataacacctgctctggtccacttgcactgcctgcctgtatgtttccgagcccaattcaaggtgctggttttgacctataaagccttacacggcttgggaccacaatacctgacagaacgcctctcccgacatgaatatacccggtcactatgttcaacatctaaggtcctcctttgggtgcctactctgagagaggctcggagtgtggcaacgagggacagggccttttcggtggtggcctccagactgtggaacgatctccctgacgaggctcacctggcaccaacgctgctatctttccggtgccaggttaagactttcctctttgcccaggcatatggcggcacatcctaatcacccacatgtttagggttttttaaaggtttttaatgctttatgtgtgtatgttctgtgttttagggttttaaattttgtagactcgtttttacctcaattttagaatttctgtaaaccgcccagagagctctggctatgggggcggtatataagtgtaataaataaataaataaataaatttgtttataaCACTATTTCATAATGAAAAGAACATAAATTCATGAGATGAAATGAATAATTAAAGCTCTTCCCTGCTACCTCAGGGAATAGGAAGACTAATTAAGGAGTAATTCATTAGGAATGTTGTGTCTGCACTGAACAGATGAAGTTAGAGGAAGATGGTAATTAAAGACACAGTAGCCCTGAAAAACTTTGATGACGTTTTTGCCAATCCACACATGACAGGCTGGCTCTGCAACTGCATTTTAAGTGTTGTGGGGTGGAGAACCCAAATCAGGTTTGGGAAATAGATGGTAGGACAGCACAGAGAATACTGGAATGCAATGGTCCAGCAATGATATAATGATGTGACCTTGATTCTCTGTAAAGAAAGACTAAATGATGGCAATTCCACATTCAGCGGCTCGTACCGAAGCAATTCAGGACAGAAAGTGTGACCATCTTGGGCAGAGCACATATACTTTTTAGTGATCAAGCACTGTGCATTGGATACAGACCAAGGCATTATCAGCttattctggatccaatcctgtGTCTGTTATTTGGAAAATGGGAACATCACAGTggtcagggtgggcaacttgtgtccctccagatgtttgaaggCTGAAAACTGAGTTCAAATGAGTTGTTTAGTGTATGGGTGCTCAGCCCCTACCCCTGCCTCGAACTCagactttggggcaggttacttgacCCTTGTGACTCACCATacctcctatggcagccattttgtggtggcacccaggactgtttctcaaattgccaaatgtgcccatggacccAAAAGACTGCTTACCTCTGAAAGAGAagatgtcttcaaatagaggactgtaaagtagGAGACCTGGTCACCCTGTGCCAGTCCCCAATCCATAAACATAAACTAAAAAAGAATTCTTAATAACCAAGATAAAAGATGCCTACTCTTTGAAAGACTAAGGGAGTATGTACAGGGCAAGTTCATCCTATTGTTATTTTCCATCTTTGCTCATGAGAGTATGAAATAGAAATCTTTTGCTTTTTGATTTTGTAGTTTTAGTAAATATTTATGTTTTAGAAAACTACAATAGCAtgtctttatgtttttatttttgctttgctaACCATCAATGTCTGTTTCCTATGCTAGAGTAAAGGGCAGGGAGGAAAAAAATACCTTTATTTGTTGTAACTATTTAGCCCAAAGGAACTCCTAGGAATTGGATCTTTGGCCCATAGTCAAGTGGGGAAGATATCGCAGTGGAGAAATCCAAGGATACTAGAAACTCGATTGGCTCACAGGGAGGAGGTTAAACAAGCAGAACTGTTTGGCTGCAAGGCCTTCCATTGTCTTGCTACTTTTGCTAGTAGCAAAGAGAAAAGCTTGTCTCAACAGCGAGGAACTAGGACAGGgagtaaaagaaaaaacacattcACTGAATCTAATAACTTTAGATTGCAACCTGAATGGAATGCCCCACATCCGGTAAAACTGAGTGCATACAATCTGTTTTATCATAGCAAATTTccactgtttttttgttttttttaaaaaaatgtgagttAGTGTAGCCCCCGTTTATGATCATTAGTTTACATGTGCCCAGTCTGAGACCTGGTGATCAAGACAGGAGGGGTGTAGGGTACTTCTGGGGTCATGCTCTTTGCTCAAGTTGatacattaattttttaaaaacatctccaTAGGCAAATCTCCAGGACACCTGTGCCAAGTCCGTTCACAACTCTTTCCTTATTTTGGCAAATGATTGCTTAGAACAAACCATAAAAGCAAATGCTACCAGAGGAAGGTTAGCTTCTGCAGGTCCAGCTGTGCCTGCCAGAAATGGTTGGCAAAGGCTAATTGGCCTTCTCAGACTCAAAAGATGTTCTGACTTCAGTGGGCGTGTTTGTGGCAAGTGAGAGCACACAGGCTGTTTTGCCGACAGCTTGGATCCAGCCGTCATGACCTCAGCAAGCGGCATCAAAGGTGCTGACAAGCTTGGTCTCTATCCAGCGTATGATCCATTCCAGATGTGGCCCAgagagtgggagggagagaagccTGCTTGT containing:
- the LOC134399153 gene encoding receptor activity-modifying protein 1-like, translating into MEGRAGHTHPAPNSLFFSSGCTVQAYGDLEDEISYLYPDEEELSEEEDQASHCTDTYYDRIAVHCWPKFHAAIMATAENKRCLWKTIGSMYGELAVCTGLLTESMGCPVSSPTLDAFFVRIHAEYFANCSLPTNTTDLQPSTGVVIVLASLPVCLVPLSVALAVCKA